A stretch of Haemophilus influenzae DNA encodes these proteins:
- a CDS encoding TatD family hydrolase yields MHFFDTHTHLDYLQQFTGEPLSQLIDNAKQADVQKILVVAVKEADFKTIQNMTALFPDNLCYGLGLHPLYIQEHAENDLILLEQALKNRDANCSAVAEIGLERAIPDLLTDELWAKQCHFFESQLYLAKQFNLPVNIHSRKTHDQIFTFLKRIPLSKLGVVHGFSGSYDQAKHFVDLGYKIGVGGTITYERANKTRQAIAKLPLDALVLETDSPDMPVFGFQGQPNRPERIVESFKALCTLRNEPAELIKKLTWENACQIFS; encoded by the coding sequence ATGCACTTCTTCGACACTCACACGCATCTTGATTATCTCCAACAATTTACTGGGGAACCGTTGTCACAACTTATTGATAATGCTAAGCAAGCCGATGTGCAAAAAATACTGGTTGTGGCGGTGAAAGAAGCTGATTTTAAAACAATCCAAAATATGACCGCACTTTTTCCTGATAATTTGTGCTATGGGCTTGGGCTCCATCCTCTTTATATTCAAGAACACGCCGAAAATGATTTGATTCTGTTAGAACAAGCCTTAAAAAATCGTGATGCAAATTGCTCAGCGGTGGCAGAAATTGGTTTAGAACGCGCGATTCCTGATTTGCTCACCGATGAACTTTGGGCAAAGCAATGTCATTTTTTTGAAAGCCAACTTTATTTGGCAAAGCAATTTAATTTACCCGTCAATATTCACAGTCGAAAAACCCATGATCAAATTTTTACTTTTTTAAAACGTATTCCATTATCTAAACTTGGCGTGGTACACGGTTTTTCAGGAAGTTACGATCAAGCAAAACACTTTGTTGATTTAGGCTATAAAATCGGAGTTGGCGGCACTATCACTTATGAACGAGCCAATAAAACTCGTCAAGCAATCGCGAAGTTGCCGCTTGATGCCTTAGTGTTGGAAACAGACAGTCCAGATATGCCTGTATTTGGTTTTCAAGGCCAACCTAATCGACCAGAACGTATTGTGGAAAGTTTTAAAGCCCTTTGCACCTTAAGAAATGAACCTGCTGAATTGATTAAAAAACTTACATGGGAAAATGCTTGCCAGATTTTTTCTTGA